GGCGCCGAAAGCTCCGTGTACCGCGCCATCCAGGCCGCGAAGCGCGCGCCGTCGCTCGCCTCGATCTCCGCGAAGGTGCGACCCTCCCACTCCCCGAACGACAGCTCCGAGAGGCGGGGATCGACGCGCGGCGCCTCGTGCCCCGAGAGGCGCGCGATCGCCTCGGCGAGGCCCTTCGCGCGCTCGAACGGCGACGTGACGAGCCCCTCGACGCGCGCCCCCTCGAGCTGCCTCCACACGGAGGCCGCGGCTTCGTCGTGCGGGACCGCGACGGGCACGTCGCTCTGCCCATAACAGACGCCGGTCACGGAGGGCTTCGCGTGGCGCACGACGAGGAGCCTCACGAGACACCCCACGCGACCACGAGCAAGCCCGCGAGCTCGGCGAGCTGCTCGGTCGCGCCGAGGAAGTCCCCCGAGATTCCCCCGAGCCGCACGAGGTACCGGTACGACGTGACCAGCGTGACACCGGCCTGAACGCCCACGACGGCCAACGCCCGCGCCGGAGAGAGCCCACCCGAAGCGCAGGCGAGACCCGCGGCGAGGGCGGCGTACGTGGTCGCGACGAGCGCCTGGGGCAGACGCGCGCGGGTCACGTCGCGGCTCTTCGCCCCTTGCTCCGTGGCATACGGGAGGGCCACCATCTGCCAGACCGGGCCTACGCGCGCCGACGCCGCGACGAACGCGACCGCCGTGACGATGGCCGCGGCGCGGCTGGGCGAAAGGCGCGCGAGGAAGGCCGCCCGGCCCGCGATCGACACGACGAGCGCCGCGGCGCCGAACGTGCCGACACGTGAGTCTTTCAAGATGGCGCGGAGCTTGTCGCGATCGAAGGCGCCCCCGAGCGCGTCGCTCGTGTCGGCGAGGCCGTCCTCGTGGAACGCCCCCGTGAGGAGCATCGAGATGCCGACGGCGACGACGGCGGCCCCGAGCGCGCCGCTCGGTCGCAGCGCGGCGAAGAGCGCGCCCGTCGCCGCGCCGACGAGCCCTCCGACGAGCGGGAACTGCGCAGACGCCCACGCCCACTCGGCGCGCGAGTAGGGGAACCCGCCGACGGGGACCCGCGTGAGGAAGATCACCGCGGCGCGGATCGAACGGAGGAACGTCCTCATGCGAGCCCCAGGCTCGCCAGAGTGCCCATTTCGCGCTCGAGGCGTAGGGCGTCGGCGAGGAGCCCCATCGCGAGCACGGCCCCGGTGCCCTCGCCGAGGCGCATCCCGAGCGAGAGCAGCGGCGTGAGCCCGAGCGCCTCGAGGGCGATCGTGGAGCCCGTCTCGGCCGACACGTGCGACGCGACGAGCCCGGAGCGCACGTCGGGAGTAAGCCTCACGGCGACGAGCGCCGCGGCCTGGGCGAGGAAACCATCGAGCACGACGAGGCATCGCGCCTCCACGGCGGCGCGCACGAAGCCCGCCATCGTCGCGAGCTCGAGCCCCCCGACCTCGGCGAGCACGGCCTCGGGCCCCGCGCTGGCCGGTACCCTCGCGATGGCCTCGGCGACGACGCGGCGCTTACGCACGAGCCCTTCGTCATCGACGCCCGTGCCGCGACCGACGACGCGCTCCGGCGACGTGCCCGTGAGCGCGCACACGAGGCACGCCGCCGACGTCGTGTTCCCGATGCCGACCTCGCCGACGCCGAGCACCGTCGCGCCACCCTCCACGAACGCCCGGGCCTCGTCGGCCCCGACGCGCATGGCGCGGTCGACCTCGACCGGCGTCATCGCGGGCTCGATACGCAGGTTGCCCGTGCCGCTCCGGATCGTCCTCCGCGCGTAGCGCGTCGCGTGCGCCGCCGGGGGGACGTCGTACGCCCCATCGACCCCGACGTCGACTACGGAGAGCGCGACGTCGTGCGCACGCGCGAGCACCGAGACCGCCGCCACGCCTCCGACGATGGCGCCGACCATGCCCTTCGTGACGTCACGTGGGTAGGCGCTCACGCCCTCGACGGTCACGCCATGATCGGCCGCGAACACCGCGAGGCCGAAGCGCGGGGCCTCGGGCGTCGAGAGGTGACCGCGGACCGAGGCGTAGTGGACGGCGAGCGCCTCGAGCGCGCCGAGGGAACCTGGGGGCTTGAGCAGTCCGTCTTGGCGCGCGAGCGCGGCACGCCTCGCCTCCACGGGGGTCACGGAGGTCGCGGCGGGCCCGCCCTCGAGCGCCGCGCCGCTCACGGTCGCCTCCGGAGCGCGAGGAACACGCGGCGGGGAGCGCCCTCGGTGAGCTCGGCCGCGATCCACACATCTCCGACGGGGCTCGCGAAGACGGAGAAGGCCTCGGTCTTCGGACCGGCCGCGATCGCGCGTGAGATGCGTGTGCCTTCCGCGCGGAGGCTCGCGACGCCGTACCCTTGGGCGTACGCAGGCTCGGCGCGCGCCCCGTCGTATCCCTTGCCGACGACGTATCCCGCCCAACCTCCCTCGGGCGCGACCGCCGCGATCGACGAGGTGCCCGTGGTCCCTGCGGCGCCGAGCGTGACGCGAGCCGCGCCCCCGATCGCGGAGATCTCGCTGGCGGAAGCTCCGTAGAGGGTGTCCCCTCCGCTCTCGGAGGCCGCCACGAACGCGTTGCCGAGGGCGTCGACCGCGACGGGACCCGAGCTGCCCGACCACCCGAAGAGCTTCGCGGGCGGCTTGCACGCGCCCGTCGCGACGAGCTCCACACCGCACCGCGCGGCGACGTAGAGCCCATTGTCTTGAGTCGCCGAAGCCGTAGCCGAAAAGGGAGAGAGCGCGGAGAACACGATCGCCCCCGA
The DNA window shown above is from Myxococcales bacterium and carries:
- the cobT gene encoding nicotinate-nucleotide--dimethylbenzimidazole phosphoribosyltransferase; amino-acid sequence: MTPVEARRAALARQDGLLKPPGSLGALEALAVHYASVRGHLSTPEAPRFGLAVFAADHGVTVEGVSAYPRDVTKGMVGAIVGGVAAVSVLARAHDVALSVVDVGVDGAYDVPPAAHATRYARRTIRSGTGNLRIEPAMTPVEVDRAMRVGADEARAFVEGGATVLGVGEVGIGNTTSAACLVCALTGTSPERVVGRGTGVDDEGLVRKRRVVAEAIARVPASAGPEAVLAEVGGLELATMAGFVRAAVEARCLVVLDGFLAQAAALVAVRLTPDVRSGLVASHVSAETGSTIALEALGLTPLLSLGMRLGEGTGAVLAMGLLADALRLEREMGTLASLGLA
- a CDS encoding adenosylcobinamide-GDP ribazoletransferase, whose amino-acid sequence is MRTFLRSIRAAVIFLTRVPVGGFPYSRAEWAWASAQFPLVGGLVGAATGALFAALRPSGALGAAVVAVGISMLLTGAFHEDGLADTSDALGGAFDRDKLRAILKDSRVGTFGAAALVVSIAGRAAFLARLSPSRAAAIVTAVAFVAASARVGPVWQMVALPYATEQGAKSRDVTRARLPQALVATTYAALAAGLACASGGLSPARALAVVGVQAGVTLVTSYRYLVRLGGISGDFLGATEQLAELAGLLVVAWGVS
- a CDS encoding histidine phosphatase family protein, which gives rise to MRLLVVRHAKPSVTGVCYGQSDVPVAVPHDEAAASVWRQLEGARVEGLVTSPFERAKGLAEAIARLSGHEAPRVDPRLSELSFGEWEGRTFAEIEASDGARFAAWMARYTELSAPGGETVKDLDARVRAFVTEQQAHHSGPVLVVAHAGVVRALRRLRDATTWEEEMRRPVPYLEVTTLDLERSLDGRG